The following coding sequences are from one Nicotiana tomentosiformis chromosome 3, ASM39032v3, whole genome shotgun sequence window:
- the LOC138908680 gene encoding uncharacterized protein — protein sequence MQLEYYPPILKEGVKIVRLNQAEVAEQTQKWKTTLIGFNLEEDKNKIIQQGPYTYCNRPMILKQRVPNFQMSKEVTRTVPIWVIFPGLPIQFWTKENLGRIASYLGKPICSDKLTAERDRISYARMLIEMDIFQELPNTLLIEESESKYREQALDYEWKPSFCEGCFQIGQHANNCEKVLSVMQQKQTNEHKDSMEKHDK from the exons ATGCAATTGGAATATTATCCACCAATTTTGAAGGAAGGAGTGAAGATTGTTCGACTAAATCAAGCAGAGGTGGCAGAGCAAACCCAGAAATGGAAAACAACACTAATTGG atttaacttggaggaagataaGAACAAAATTATACAACAAGGTCCATATACATATTGTAATAGACCTATGATATTGAAGCAACGGGTGCCTAATTTCCAGATGAGCAAAGAAGTGACTCGAACTGTGCCAATTTGGGTCATATTCCCAGGATTACCAATTCAATTCTGGACTAAGGAGAATTTGGGACGTATAGCCAGCTATCTAGGAAAACCTATATGTTCAGATAAACTTACAGCAGAGAGGGATAGAATTTCCTATGCGCGTATGCttattgaaatggatatatttcAGGAGTTACCAAATACATTGCTCATAGAGGAATCAGAGAGCAAATATAGAGAACAAGCCCTTGATTATGAATGGAAACCCTCATTCTGCGAGGGGTGTTTTCAAATAGGGCAACATGCTAACAACTGTGAGAAGGTTCTATCAGTAATGCAACAGAAGCAAACCAATGAACACAAAGACAGCATGGAGAAACATGATAAATAG
- the LOC138908681 gene encoding uncharacterized protein: MVQVHILMNKINERRDLWEQLRQIHSTMHEAWLVIGDFNNVLPVNDRINGQPVHQTELVDFQECIKDIGSGKLSRKHCQWSWCNKRDTESRTYSNIDWAFGNASWLTHYSSIEVVFEMPGLIAKKKELLMQIERWEGVNEQVHRQRSRAMWIKAGDQNTKFFHDHLKARQSRNRIASICNDQGLRVTDPILIEQEFRGFFQTLLGTSATELPCIDIDTARNGHCLTKEQ; encoded by the exons ATGGTGCAGGTCCACATACTTATG AACAAGATAAATGAAAGGAGGGATCTATGGGAACAACTCAGACAGATTCATAGTACTATGCATGAAGCTTGGTTAGTCATAGGGGACTTCAACAATGTGTTGCCTGTCAATGATAGGATCAATGGGCAACCTGTGCATCAAACTGAACTTGTGGACTTTCAAGAATGCATAAAGGATATTGGATCGGGGAAGTTAAGTAGGAAACACTGTCAATGGTCATGGTGTAATAAAAGGGATACAGAGAGTAGAACATATAGCAACATTGATTGGGCATTTGGGAATGCTTCTTGGCTTACACATTACAGTAGCATAGAGGTTGTTTTTGAAATGCCTGGA TTAATAGCCAAGAAAAAGGAACTGCTTATGCAGATTGAAAGATGGGAAGGGGTAAATGAACAAGTACATAGACAGAGATCCAGAGCAATGTGGATAAAAGCAGGTGATCAGAACACTAAATTCTTTCATGATCACTTGAAGGCCAGACAATCTAGGAACAGAATTGCATCTATATGCAATGATCAAGGGCTTAGAGTGACAGATCCAATATTGATAGAACAAGAATTTAGAGGTTTCTTTCAAACACTCTTGGGCACTTCAGCTACAGAACTTCCTTGCATTGATATTGATACAGCCAGGAATGGACATTGTCTAACCAAGGAGCAATAA
- the LOC138908679 gene encoding uncharacterized protein, whose translation MPKKAIATQKGKSVDDETTSRAPRVTRSRGESHSETPSQTSHTLPFPEEIRGAPAPAPAPVPPASHPYAPGQEIRDAIYLLTRLMVAQARCQEVGIGHIDKTISVRVRDFMNLDPQIFTGANPNEDPQVFIDRMQRTLRVIKATAIESVELASYRLRDVAINWYGPTIVAKMEDRVHRFVMGLELHLFNDCMSVLLYPGIAISHIQAYAQGVEERKQKQRANREHDKGQSKRARSSGSSVRLPGQGSQAPAGRGRGRSGTSSSSGPQNRIYALAGQQDHESSPDVVKGILSVSSYDVASKFGIESELIGPFEVSTPIGDLVITRRVYKDRIIVVHSRSTVADLIELDMVEFDVIMGMDWLASCYANVDCRSKMVRFQFLGEPILEWKGNIVSPRGMFISYLKARKMIRKGYIYHLVRVQGEKAESLTLQSIPMVNEFPDVFPDELPGLPPEREIEFAIDTLPDTQPIFIPLY comes from the exons ATGCCCAAGAAAGCTATAGCcacccagaagggcaagtccgtggatgatgagactacaagtagagcgccacgagttaccaggtctcggggagagtcgcatagtgagactccatctcagacttcacatactcTACCCTTTCCAGAGGagatccgaggggcaccagctccagcaccCGCTCCAGTACCTCCAGCTTCTCATCCATATGCACCAGGTCAGGAGATAAGAGATGCTATTTATCTATTGACTCGATTAATGGTGGCGCAGGCTCGATGCCaggaggtaggtattggtcataTAGATAAGACCATTAGtgtgagggttcgtgatttcatgaATTTGGACCCTCAGATATTCACTGGAGCAaatccaaacgaggaccctcaggtatttatcgataggatgcagagaaCTTTGAGGGTAATAAAGGCCACTGCGattgagtcagttgagctagcttcctatagacttcgggatgttgcaattaattg gtatggtcccactattgtagctaagatggaggatcgggttcaccggttcgtgatggggttggagctgCACCTATTcaatgactgtatgtcggtcttACTTTATCCAGGCATTGCTATTTctcatattcaggcatacgctcagggtgtcgaggagcgtaagcagaagcagagggccaatcgtgagcatgataagggccagagtaagagagcgagatcttcaggttcttctg tacgcctcCCTGGGCAAGGATCACAGGCACCAgctggtcgtggtagaggcagaagtggaacatctagctcgagcggtcctcagaaccgtaTTTATGCCTTAGCGGGTCAACAAGATCATGAgtcatcacctgatgttgttaaaGGTAttttatcagtctcctcatatgat gttgctagtaagtttgggatagaaaGTGAGTTGATTggaccttttgaggtgtctacacctattGGGGATCTAGTGATAACTAGACGGGTATATAAAGACCGTAtaatagtagttcatagtcgttctacagtagcagatttgattgagttagatatggtggaatttgatgttataatgggtatggattggttggcttcttgttatgctaacgttgattgtagatcaaagatggttcgattcCAGTTTCTAGGGGAGCCaattctagagtggaaaggtaatattgTATCTCCGAGAGGTatgtttatttcctatctcaaggcaaggaagatgatcagaaagggctatatttatcacttagttcgggtacagggTGAGAAAGCAGAGTCACTGACCCTTCAATCTATCCcgatggttaatgagtttcccgatgtttttcctgatgagcttccaggccttccgccagagcgggagattgagtttgctattgacacattaccagatactcagccgaTATTTATTCCTCTTTATTGA